One window from the genome of Pyrobaculum ferrireducens encodes:
- the hjc gene encoding Holliday junction resolvase Hjc, with translation MSVKRKGSAKERELANYFWERGCAVLRGCSSGGGVRKRYVPDIVAVCRGRVLVFEVKYRAKYAPVKIEAEKVEKLLVFAKRAGGEAYLLVKFGRGPWKVLGVSERVGREEYEKGVELRAFVEALFSEKIDQYF, from the coding sequence ATGAGCGTCAAGAGGAAGGGCTCCGCCAAGGAGAGGGAGCTGGCCAACTACTTTTGGGAGCGTGGGTGTGCGGTTTTGAGGGGGTGTTCGTCGGGGGGTGGTGTGAGGAAAAGGTACGTGCCCGATATAGTGGCGGTGTGCAGAGGGAGGGTCCTCGTGTTTGAGGTTAAGTACAGGGCTAAGTACGCCCCCGTCAAGATAGAGGCTGAGAAGGTGGAGAAGCTTCTAGTGTTTGCCAAGAGGGCTGGCGGCGAGGCGTATCTACTCGTCAAGTTCGGCAGGGGCCCGTGGAAGGTGCTGGGCGTATCGGAGAGGGTGGGTAGAGAGGAGTATGAAAAGGGGGTTGAGCTGAGGGCCTTCGTCGAGGCGTTGTTCTCTGAGAAAATAGATCAGTATTTTTAA
- a CDS encoding ATP-binding protein has protein sequence MKELGIVVSGATIGSIPVQIYRSAERYAVEEQLVGVVDRENPGEVIVGFLRRVTKLEPVIRDRVRTPYVDRPEMVDYGILLPYTSAVVKPYVAIRDGRLTEVTNVVTPGSKVYLLDASALEGVFKGDYIYVGAHKYSGWALPLDVRYVTHHVGVFGATGMGKSRLVRALINELSARGYKVIVFDHTGVDYAPYYGAVIKSTEVKIPPNILASVIARVAQLQWQTHGEYLEIATMTYEGKWSKDAFVAHLRRVMKRLNARDSTIEKVELYLRQLVDNAFFEELNNRVKTPEDILSLDASPVVVDLSYDTDLSVKQAIIATVIEAAWASVKSGKAPARLVFVVDEAQNYAPQTWTISKDAIETTVREGRKWGLSIILASQRIVGDIDPSIRANLGTVFFSRLTAPTDVREISTYLDLADINEGVLAQLQPREFFVAGLMNPLRRPVLIKTKEVA, from the coding sequence GTGAAGGAGCTGGGGATAGTTGTGAGCGGCGCCACTATAGGCTCCATACCCGTCCAGATTTACCGCTCTGCCGAGCGCTACGCCGTCGAGGAGCAGCTAGTCGGGGTTGTGGATCGGGAAAACCCGGGCGAGGTCATCGTGGGTTTTCTGCGGCGCGTGACCAAGCTGGAGCCTGTGATACGCGACAGGGTGAGGACTCCGTATGTGGATAGGCCTGAGATGGTGGACTACGGCATACTCCTCCCCTACACCTCTGCGGTTGTTAAGCCCTACGTGGCGATTAGAGACGGCAGATTGACTGAGGTGACAAACGTAGTGACGCCGGGCTCAAAAGTGTACCTCCTAGACGCCTCGGCGCTGGAGGGCGTCTTCAAGGGGGACTACATCTACGTGGGGGCGCACAAATACTCAGGGTGGGCTCTTCCGCTTGACGTTCGCTACGTGACGCACCACGTGGGGGTCTTCGGGGCCACGGGCATGGGCAAGTCTAGGCTGGTGAGGGCGTTGATAAACGAGCTCTCGGCGAGGGGCTACAAGGTGATTGTTTTCGACCACACCGGCGTGGACTACGCCCCCTACTACGGCGCTGTTATAAAGTCCACCGAGGTTAAGATACCGCCGAACATCCTCGCCTCTGTGATAGCCAGGGTGGCTCAGCTTCAGTGGCAGACGCACGGGGAGTATCTCGAAATAGCCACCATGACGTATGAAGGGAAGTGGTCTAAAGATGCGTTTGTGGCACATCTGCGGAGAGTTATGAAGAGGCTGAACGCGCGGGACTCCACTATAGAGAAGGTGGAGCTGTACCTGAGGCAGCTTGTTGACAACGCCTTTTTTGAAGAGCTAAACAACAGAGTTAAAACTCCCGAGGACATCCTCTCTCTCGACGCCTCTCCCGTGGTTGTGGATCTAAGCTACGACACAGACCTCTCGGTAAAGCAAGCCATAATTGCCACAGTCATCGAAGCGGCTTGGGCGAGTGTGAAGAGCGGAAAGGCCCCGGCCCGCCTAGTGTTTGTGGTTGACGAGGCGCAGAACTACGCGCCACAGACCTGGACAATTTCAAAAGACGCCATAGAGACCACCGTCAGAGAGGGCCGTAAGTGGGGCCTCTCCATAATCCTGGCGAGTCAGAGAATAGTAGGCGACATCGACCCGTCGATAAGGGCAAATCTAGGCACCGTATTCTTCTCCCGCCTCACGGCCCCCACCGACGTGAGGGAAATATCCACATACCTAGATCTCGCCGACATAAACGAAGGCGTGTTAGCCCAGCTACAGCCCAGGGAGTTTTTCGTCGCCGGGCTTATGAACCCGCTGAGGAGGCCCGTGTTGATAAAGACAAAAGAGGTGGCGTAG
- a CDS encoding TATA-box-binding protein: MSHSGPSYRIENIVATVNLGVELDLEQLAERLTMAEYNPDQFPGLILRLTKPRISALIFRTGKMVCTGAKNEEDLKNAVRALVKLLKDHGADVPFDPEVQIQNIVASGNLHAEVDLEQAVLMLENAMYEPEQFPGLIYRMSSPRVVILIFGSGKIVCTGAKSEKDVATAVQKLYAQLKDLGVLYVEEGGEELVEEEEFEEEL; this comes from the coding sequence ATGTCTCACTCAGGGCCGTCTTACCGTATTGAGAATATCGTCGCAACTGTGAACCTAGGCGTCGAGCTTGACCTTGAGCAGCTGGCAGAGAGGTTGACAATGGCCGAGTACAACCCGGACCAGTTCCCAGGCCTCATCCTACGCCTCACCAAGCCCAGGATCTCCGCCCTCATTTTCAGAACAGGTAAAATGGTCTGCACGGGGGCTAAAAACGAAGAGGATTTGAAAAACGCGGTGAGGGCTCTTGTAAAACTGCTTAAAGACCACGGGGCAGACGTGCCCTTCGACCCGGAGGTGCAGATCCAAAACATCGTTGCCAGCGGGAATCTCCACGCCGAGGTTGATCTCGAGCAGGCGGTGTTGATGCTGGAAAACGCCATGTATGAGCCGGAGCAGTTCCCAGGCCTCATATATAGGATGTCGTCCCCCAGGGTGGTGATCCTTATCTTCGGCTCGGGGAAGATTGTGTGCACCGGGGCCAAGTCGGAAAAGGACGTGGCCACGGCGGTGCAGAAGCTCTACGCCCAGTTGAAAGACTTAGGAGTCTTGTACGTCGAGGAGGGCGGAGAGGAGCTGGTGGAAGAGGAGGAGTTTGAAGAAGAGTTGTGA
- a CDS encoding class II aldolase/adducin family protein → MSVVDELVRYTRLLYERGHLTLLSGNVSVSVDGLFVVTPTSYPKPFLEAGDLVWINGEGEVVKGRLRPTSEWRMHVAIYRRRRDVGAVVHTHDVLPTLLAERIEADLLSEAEAYLGSGIAVVPYIQPGTAELAEAVAAALEKSNVAILKRHGVVAVGRDLAEAVNRIEVVADLARATFYKWVMELWSAKRGD, encoded by the coding sequence GTGTCTGTGGTAGATGAGTTGGTTAGATACACTCGTCTGCTTTATGAGAGGGGGCATTTGACTCTGCTCTCTGGTAATGTTTCTGTGTCTGTGGACGGGCTGTTTGTCGTCACGCCGACCTCCTACCCGAAGCCGTTTCTCGAGGCGGGGGACCTGGTGTGGATCAACGGCGAGGGAGAGGTGGTCAAGGGGAGGCTCAGGCCCACAAGCGAGTGGCGTATGCACGTCGCAATATATAGAAGGAGGAGGGATGTCGGCGCCGTCGTCCATACCCATGACGTATTGCCTACGCTACTCGCCGAGAGGATAGAGGCGGATCTCCTCTCCGAGGCCGAGGCCTACCTGGGGTCGGGGATAGCCGTGGTGCCCTACATCCAGCCGGGGACTGCCGAGCTCGCCGAGGCCGTCGCCGCGGCGCTTGAGAAGAGCAACGTGGCTATCTTGAAGCGACACGGCGTGGTGGCCGTGGGCAGAGACCTAGCCGAGGCTGTGAACAGGATAGAGGTCGTGGCTGATCTGGCGAGGGCCACGTTCTACAAGTGGGTAATGGAGTTATGGAGTGCCAAGAGAGGCGACTAG
- a CDS encoding DUF120 domain-containing protein, with translation MECQERRLVGDLIALASVEGLPVAEAARRLCVTRQGLYKLLKQLREEGYVAESPVVKLTPKGRDLLSSVLRDLLRYFNIASIRLVGRVVSGLGEGAFYISLEGYKRAIEDKLGFAPYPGTLNVKLDPQYLPYRRYLDGLPGVVIPGFSNGLRTYGSVKAFRARVNGVEGAVVMPERTHHPTDVIEVIAPVRLRDVLNVKDGDIVEVEVLL, from the coding sequence ATGGAGTGCCAAGAGAGGCGACTAGTGGGGGATCTAATAGCGCTCGCCTCGGTGGAGGGGTTGCCCGTAGCCGAGGCGGCTAGGAGGCTCTGCGTCACACGCCAGGGTTTATACAAGTTGCTAAAACAGCTGAGGGAAGAGGGCTACGTGGCAGAGAGTCCGGTGGTCAAGCTTACCCCAAAGGGGAGAGATCTCCTGAGTTCTGTCCTTAGAGATCTCCTACGCTACTTTAACATAGCTTCTATTAGGCTGGTGGGGCGCGTCGTAAGCGGCCTCGGCGAGGGCGCCTTCTACATATCGCTAGAAGGCTACAAGAGGGCTATAGAGGACAAGCTTGGCTTTGCGCCCTACCCGGGTACGCTTAACGTAAAGCTGGATCCGCAGTACCTCCCATACAGGAGGTATCTAGACGGGTTGCCTGGCGTCGTAATACCTGGGTTCTCAAACGGTCTGCGGACTTATGGAAGCGTCAAGGCATTTAGAGCGAGGGTCAACGGCGTCGAGGGCGCAGTCGTTATGCCGGAGCGGACTCACCACCCAACTGACGTCATCGAAGTCATCGCGCCTGTGAGGCTCCGCGACGTGCTGAACGTGAAAGACGGCGATATTGTGGAAGTGGAGGTTCTTTTATAA
- a CDS encoding digeranylgeranylglycerophospholipid reductase → MSERFDVVVAGGGTAGAYASYLLAKAGFKVALLESKSGEQIGVKTCGDGLGLHHVERMAKYLTPNPRVFQNKIEGVELISPDEKTRLIIKGEGYVLDRFAWGKWLVEEAVRAGAALFEGHTATEPIVENGAVVGVKAVERRSGMAKEFRSRVVVDATGSAAVLRSKLAGWLISEPLHPEDVSHAYREIVYVDEALESPQYIKIYLNMTVAPGGYWWIFPRSATMLNVGLGIWGILKQNPRNYYEKYILPRFRVSKKYHIGGGFIPTRRPLKSLVGNGIVALGDAAAAVNPIHGGGIGQALLTAELSSRVIAKAFEKGDFSEKTLWEYNVLYMREWGHRQAQLDVLRLMLQTLDNDDLNFGLSRKILNEDEIYHLAAKGTNLSLMDKFKVMMQFLGRPALLKKLSISIQYAKEIGDLYLAYPESQSDLDKWHAEVVKKYNEFREKIGLGPLPLA, encoded by the coding sequence ATGTCTGAGAGATTTGACGTCGTCGTGGCCGGCGGCGGCACGGCCGGGGCATACGCCTCGTACCTCCTCGCCAAGGCTGGGTTCAAGGTGGCTCTTCTGGAGTCTAAAAGCGGCGAGCAGATAGGCGTAAAGACCTGCGGCGACGGCCTCGGCCTTCACCACGTGGAGAGGATGGCAAAGTATCTAACGCCCAACCCCAGGGTGTTCCAGAACAAGATAGAGGGGGTGGAGCTGATAAGTCCAGATGAAAAGACGAGGTTGATAATCAAGGGCGAGGGCTATGTGCTGGATCGATTTGCGTGGGGTAAGTGGCTAGTCGAGGAGGCGGTGAGGGCGGGCGCCGCGTTGTTTGAGGGGCACACGGCTACGGAGCCTATTGTAGAAAACGGCGCGGTTGTCGGCGTGAAGGCTGTGGAGAGGAGAAGCGGCATGGCTAAGGAGTTTAGGTCAAGGGTTGTGGTGGACGCCACGGGCTCAGCCGCGGTCCTCCGTAGCAAGTTGGCGGGCTGGCTCATATCCGAGCCGCTGCATCCCGAAGACGTGTCCCACGCATATAGGGAGATTGTGTACGTAGACGAGGCCCTTGAGAGCCCCCAGTACATCAAGATTTATCTCAACATGACGGTGGCGCCGGGCGGCTACTGGTGGATATTTCCGCGCAGCGCCACTATGCTCAACGTAGGCCTCGGCATTTGGGGCATTTTGAAGCAGAACCCCAGGAACTACTACGAGAAGTACATACTCCCACGCTTCAGAGTCAGCAAGAAGTACCACATAGGAGGGGGCTTTATACCCACTAGGAGGCCGTTGAAGTCGCTAGTGGGCAACGGCATAGTGGCCCTTGGCGACGCCGCGGCTGCCGTAAACCCCATCCACGGCGGCGGCATCGGGCAGGCGTTGCTAACCGCCGAGCTGTCCTCCAGGGTTATAGCAAAGGCCTTTGAAAAGGGCGACTTCTCCGAGAAGACGCTGTGGGAGTACAACGTGCTTTACATGAGGGAGTGGGGCCATAGACAGGCGCAGCTCGACGTGCTTAGGCTTATGCTACAAACCCTCGACAACGACGACCTCAACTTCGGCCTCTCCCGCAAGATTCTAAACGAAGACGAGATATACCACCTAGCGGCCAAGGGGACCAACCTATCCCTCATGGACAAGTTCAAGGTTATGATGCAGTTTTTAGGCAGACCCGCGCTTTTGAAAAAACTCAGCATCTCGATACAATACGCCAAGGAAATCGGCGACCTCTACCTGGCGTATCCAGAGAGCCAATCAGACCTCGACAAGTGGCACGCCGAGGTAGTCAAGAAGTATAACGAATTCCGCGAAAAAATAGGCCTCGGCCCGTTGCCACTGGCGTAA
- a CDS encoding metal-dependent hydrolase, with translation MQIKWFGHAAFLIETGGLRMLIDPWITNPLSPASPQEVINTKPTHVLITHDHFDHLGESVDIAKAAKAPIVGTFELTLEVAEKGIPEAQTMPMNIGGTIKLGDGVEVYMTPALHTANRGAPSGFVIATPEGTVYHAGDTALFRDMELIGELYDIDVALLPIGSVFTMGPREAAIATQLLRPRRVVPMHYNTFPLIKQDPEDFKTRVEAVSRTKVFVMKPGDVLKI, from the coding sequence ATGCAGATCAAGTGGTTTGGACACGCCGCGTTTCTAATAGAGACCGGCGGGCTTAGGATGTTGATAGATCCGTGGATCACCAACCCGCTGTCCCCCGCCTCCCCCCAGGAGGTCATAAACACAAAGCCTACCCACGTCTTGATAACACACGACCATTTTGACCACCTGGGGGAATCCGTCGACATCGCCAAGGCGGCGAAGGCGCCTATAGTTGGGACGTTTGAGCTTACGCTTGAGGTGGCTGAGAAGGGCATACCGGAGGCGCAGACGATGCCGATGAACATAGGCGGGACTATTAAGCTGGGGGACGGGGTGGAGGTCTACATGACGCCCGCCCTCCACACGGCGAATAGAGGCGCCCCCTCCGGCTTCGTAATAGCCACGCCTGAGGGTACGGTGTACCACGCCGGGGATACCGCGCTGTTTAGAGACATGGAGCTGATAGGGGAGCTGTACGACATAGACGTGGCCCTGTTGCCGATTGGCAGCGTCTTCACCATGGGACCCCGGGAGGCTGCGATAGCTACGCAACTACTGAGGCCTAGGAGGGTTGTGCCGATGCACTACAACACCTTCCCGCTGATTAAACAAGACCCCGAGGACTTCAAGACGCGTGTGGAGGCTGTGTCAAGAACGAAGGTTTTCGTGATGAAGCCAGGCGACGTTTTGAAAATATAA